From a single Erpetoichthys calabaricus chromosome 1, fErpCal1.3, whole genome shotgun sequence genomic region:
- the LOC114655483 gene encoding homeobox protein DBX2: MIPGIFPSQSLYWEMAGTSSYLQRPKPPGFGNSGKSFLIDNLLKNCDFQGPLSSWVPTTPLTVKMDPTAEQISPSGGPYSTRWLFQLVNPSDRQHAHSPNTEIMPQLQTGLAKHFFCKTPDFFLTCCGGSCLPPAPPAAFPKWGNSSIALWSQDINTKSRRGILRRAVFTEDQRKQLEKTFEKQKYISKTDRNKLATHLGLKESQVKIWFQNRRMKWRNSKEKEIFGHKSCEDESLLESYIPTNGLSECTSVSDKQEERFKQTSAHNKFGDKRASEQRLHKKNPSMKLGKCDGMVFNSLIQHQSIPNEII; encoded by the exons atgattcCCGGTATTTTTCCAAGTCAGAGTCTTTACTGGGAGATGGCAGGGACATCTTCATATCTACAAAGACCCAAACCTCCAGGATTTggaaattctgggaagagtttccTTATTGACAATCTGTTGAAGAATTGTGATTTTCAGGGTCCTCTGTCTTCCTGGGTCCCAACAACTCCTCTGACAGTTAAAATGGATCCAACTGCGGAACAAATTAGCCCCTCAGGAGGTCCATATAGTACAAGATGGCTTTTTCAACTTGTTAACCCCTCCGACAGGCAGCATGCCCATTCACCAAATACGGAAATAATGCCACAACTTCAGACAG GTCTGGCAAAACATTTCTTCTGCAAGACTCCAGATTTTTTCCTCACTTGCTGTGGTGGGTCTTGTCTTCCCCCTGCCCCCCCAGCTGCTTTTCCGA AATGGGGGAACAGCAGTATAGCTTTGTGGTCCCAAGACATAAATACAAAGTCACGAAGGGGAATCTTAAGAAGAGCTGTTTTCACTGAAGATCAGAGAAAACAACTAGAAAAAACATTTGAGAAACAGAAGTATATCAGCAAAACGGACAGAAACAAACTTGCAACACACCTCGGACTCAAAGAATCACAG GTTAAGATCTGGTTCCAGAATCGAAGGATGAAGTggagaaattcaaaagaaaaagaaatcttcggTCATAAATCATGTGAAGATGAATCCCTGCTGGAGAGTTATATTCCCACAAATGGACTCAGTGAATGTACAAGTGTGTCAGACAAACAGGAGGAGAGGTTCAAGCAAACATCAGCACACAACAAATTTGGAGACAAGAGAGCATCTGAGCAAAGACTTCATAAAAAGAATCCTAGTATGAAGCTTGGAAAATGTGATGGAATGGTATTTAATTCTTTAATACAACACCAGAGCATCCCAAATGAAATTATTTAA